A genomic segment from Flavobacterium litorale encodes:
- a CDS encoding exosortase F system-associated membrane protein — protein sequence MQKKINLSAGTIMAIVLLLILIVLVRVFQNQLFYDPLLAFFKAEGKEELPSYDTTKLLGGLAFRYLLNSILSLGIIYLVFRDKAILKLCSILYIAFFMVLLTVFYIVITANNVDLLLLFYVRRFLIQPLFLILFLPAFYYQKKVRN from the coding sequence ATGCAAAAAAAAATAAATCTTAGTGCAGGTACTATTATGGCAATAGTACTACTACTCATTTTAATTGTGCTGGTACGGGTTTTCCAGAACCAGTTGTTTTACGACCCACTATTGGCATTTTTTAAAGCGGAGGGCAAAGAGGAGCTCCCTAGCTACGATACTACCAAGTTATTAGGTGGCTTGGCATTTCGTTACTTACTTAACAGCATACTATCGTTAGGCATAATCTACTTGGTATTTAGAGATAAAGCTATTTTAAAGCTTTGTAGTATTTTATACATAGCCTTTTTTATGGTATTACTTACGGTATTTTATATTGTTATTACTGCCAACAATGTAGATTTACTATTACTGTTTTACGTACGACGGTTTTTAATACAACCCTTATTTTTAATTCTGTTTTTACCTGCATTTTATTACCAGAAAAAAGTACGCAATTAA
- the rpsO gene encoding 30S ribosomal protein S15 produces MYLTKEVKEEIFAKHGKSATDTGSAEGQIALFTHRINHLTEHLKQNRHDYNTERSLVKLVGKRRSLLDYLKKKEINRYREIIKELNIRK; encoded by the coding sequence ATGTACTTAACTAAAGAAGTTAAAGAAGAGATTTTTGCTAAACATGGCAAAAGTGCTACAGACACAGGATCGGCAGAGGGACAAATTGCATTGTTCACACACAGAATTAACCACCTTACAGAACACCTGAAACAAAATCGTCACGATTACAACACAGAGCGTTCGTTAGTAAAGCTAGTAGGTAAAAGAAGAAGCCTACTCGACTACCTGAAGAAGAAAGAAATTAACAGGTATCGTGAGATTATCAAAGAATTAAACATCAGAAAATAA
- a CDS encoding GAF domain-containing protein, with protein MTFEALKQKVTDILHHDDTLRDEKLLQVCHLLKDNIDYYDWVGFYFKNGDKEELLLGPYAGEATDHKVIPFGKGICGQVAVSNQNFVVPDVSAQDNYIACSITVKSEIVIPLFVEGENIGQIDIDSNVKDAFTAEDESFLEFVNAEVAKLF; from the coding sequence ATGACATTTGAAGCATTAAAACAAAAGGTTACCGATATACTCCACCATGATGATACATTACGTGATGAGAAGTTATTACAAGTATGCCACCTACTAAAAGATAATATAGATTATTATGACTGGGTAGGGTTTTATTTTAAAAACGGAGATAAGGAAGAGTTGCTGCTTGGTCCTTACGCTGGCGAAGCGACCGACCACAAGGTTATTCCGTTTGGCAAAGGTATTTGTGGGCAAGTAGCCGTATCCAATCAAAACTTTGTAGTACCCGATGTAAGTGCACAAGATAATTATATTGCTTGTAGCATTACTGTAAAATCGGAAATAGTGATACCACTGTTTGTAGAGGGTGAGAATATAGGACAGATTGATATAGACTCTAATGTTAAAGACGCTTTTACAGCAGAAGACGAAAGTTTTTTAGAATTTGTAAATGCAGAAGTAGCAAAATTGTTTTAA
- a CDS encoding heavy-metal-associated domain-containing protein, translating into MKKLVLLLLVTLMGVTVQAQEKKKKKNAKYEIEVKGNCDMCKKRIEKAAFGVSGVKYAAWHEHHQDLHLILDENKCTIDDVRKAIAKTGHDTDKVKAKDADYKGLHDCCQYKRE; encoded by the coding sequence ATGAAAAAATTAGTTTTATTGTTACTGGTTACACTAATGGGGGTAACAGTACAAGCACAAGAAAAGAAGAAAAAAAAGAATGCAAAATATGAGATAGAAGTTAAAGGTAATTGCGATATGTGTAAAAAACGTATTGAAAAAGCAGCTTTTGGCGTTTCGGGTGTTAAATATGCAGCTTGGCACGAGCACCATCAGGATCTTCATCTTATTTTAGACGAAAATAAATGTACGATTGATGATGTACGTAAAGCGATTGCAAAAACAGGTCATGACACAGACAAGGTTAAAGCTAAGGATGCAGACTATAAAGGACTGCATGATTGCTGCCAGTATAAAAGAGAATAA
- a CDS encoding HYC_CC_PP family protein, with protein sequence MQIKKYISLILSFLILVANMGLMLNVHYCKGQISEVTFAYEAQGPCNEHHKVNSCCGIVAQENHKSCCKNDVVELDDTTEDIILVKSLQLDLASFCPINEWKSVAFYGNTPCVNKQATVYYCAPNAPPLFKLYCSYMLYA encoded by the coding sequence ATGCAAATAAAAAAGTACATAAGCTTAATTTTATCGTTCCTGATATTGGTAGCCAATATGGGGCTAATGCTAAATGTACACTATTGCAAAGGGCAAATATCAGAAGTTACTTTTGCTTACGAAGCACAAGGACCTTGTAACGAACACCATAAAGTAAACTCTTGTTGTGGTATTGTTGCCCAAGAAAACCATAAAAGTTGCTGCAAAAACGACGTAGTTGAGCTAGACGATACTACGGAGGATATTATCCTTGTAAAATCGTTACAGTTGGACCTTGCTAGTTTTTGCCCAATTAACGAGTGGAAGTCGGTTGCATTTTATGGCAACACACCTTGTGTTAATAAACAAGCAACCGTTTATTACTGTGCACCCAATGCACCACCACTTTTTAAACTCTACTGTAGCTATATGCTATATGCGTAA
- the xrtF gene encoding exosortase family protein XrtF — protein MTVWQKNRPFFLFLIKFGLSYLVLSVLYSLYLNQYDTENFEVDGMTTLVAEQSSSFVEAMGKPSYIKPHLKEASYIFHVNGESVSRIVEGCNAVSVMILFVAFIIAFSTTFKRTTLYIIAGVLVIHVLNVMRIALLGLGFYYYPEQEELMHDILFPLFIYGVVFMLWVLWVMKLSGNAKKNKS, from the coding sequence ATGACTGTGTGGCAAAAAAACCGTCCGTTTTTCCTCTTTCTTATTAAGTTTGGGCTGAGTTATCTTGTACTATCAGTACTTTATTCGCTTTACCTCAATCAATATGATACTGAGAATTTTGAAGTAGATGGGATGACTACTTTGGTGGCAGAACAATCTAGCAGTTTTGTAGAGGCTATGGGTAAACCATCGTATATAAAACCACATTTAAAAGAGGCTTCTTATATTTTTCATGTTAATGGCGAAAGTGTTTCCCGAATTGTAGAGGGGTGTAATGCGGTTAGTGTTATGATATTGTTTGTAGCCTTTATAATAGCATTTTCAACTACTTTTAAGCGTACTACCTTATATATAATAGCAGGTGTGTTGGTAATACATGTACTTAATGTAATGCGTATAGCATTACTAGGGCTTGGCTTTTACTACTATCCCGAGCAGGAGGAGTTAATGCACGATATACTTTTTCCGTTATTTATATACGGTGTAGTGTTTATGTTGTGGGTGTTATGGGTAATGAAACTTTCAGGCAATGCAAAAAAAAATAAATCTTAG
- a CDS encoding TonB-dependent receptor: protein MRKIVIILVLLTAAYTQAQQTISGEIVDDQKQPLPGANLYWLSTNTSMDNIVGTSTNVDGVFTLPYKKEYKKLVISYLGFQSDTLTITKPDYISYIMKPSEAEVLDDVLIEKNVKGLERSLIKATNTTNMSSKELLKAACCNIAESFETNPSIDVNFSDALTGTRQIKMLGLTSPYLLIAEENIPAVRGASQAYGLSFVPGTWVESIQITKGAGPVVNGYESISGQINYELLKPIDDIPFFLNAYGSTGGRFELNTHFNKKVSDKWSSTLFVHGNTNVIKNDMNDDGFLDNPLSRQINVMNRWQYSNPDKGWVSFINARYMRDEKQTGELDFDPDRDKFTTNFWGSEIDTDKLDLSAKLGYVFPDMPFQSIGLQTSYNWHRQESYFGFRQYNIDQKSFYSNLIFNSIISNTLNKFATGINFTYDNYDEFVGTTDVGRVDNSVGAFFEYTYNDGNDFTIVTGGRFDVHNRLGAFFTPRMHMRYNPWSQAVIKASAGRGKRAANIFAENQGYFGSSRQYNVLSNGGKIYGLDPEIAWNYGLSFTQCFTLFNKNAQFTVDFYRTDFENRAVVDVYASPQQVQFYNLDGASSANSLQLDLNYEITQHFNIRTAYKYYDVTTDYQSGTAEMPLQPRHRFFTNIGYETHIVEGGKQWKFDFTFNWLGKQRLPFTGSNPQEDRLGRYSPSFSLMNAQITRTFSSVFEVYVGGENIGNYQQDRAILGANNPFGSTFDTSIVYAPIFGQMYYSGLRFKIK from the coding sequence ATGCGTAAAATAGTTATAATATTAGTATTACTTACCGCTGCCTACACACAAGCGCAGCAAACCATTAGCGGAGAGATAGTAGACGACCAAAAACAACCGCTACCAGGAGCCAACTTATATTGGCTAAGCACAAATACCAGTATGGACAACATTGTAGGTACATCTACCAACGTAGACGGTGTTTTTACCTTACCCTACAAAAAAGAATACAAAAAACTTGTAATTTCCTATCTTGGTTTTCAATCCGATACCTTAACCATAACCAAACCCGATTATATTAGCTACATCATGAAACCTTCGGAAGCAGAAGTGCTTGATGATGTATTGATAGAGAAAAATGTAAAAGGTTTGGAACGCTCTTTAATAAAAGCTACCAATACTACCAATATGAGTAGTAAAGAGCTATTAAAGGCGGCTTGTTGTAACATAGCCGAGAGTTTTGAAACCAACCCCTCTATAGACGTTAACTTTTCGGATGCACTTACGGGAACACGCCAAATAAAAATGTTAGGGCTAACAAGCCCATATTTGTTAATTGCCGAAGAAAATATTCCTGCTGTACGTGGCGCGTCGCAAGCCTACGGGCTATCATTTGTACCAGGTACTTGGGTAGAAAGCATCCAAATTACAAAAGGCGCAGGTCCTGTTGTTAATGGTTACGAAAGTATATCGGGGCAAATTAATTACGAGCTGCTAAAACCAATAGATGATATTCCGTTTTTCCTAAACGCCTATGGCTCTACAGGCGGCCGTTTTGAGCTTAATACACACTTTAACAAAAAAGTGTCCGATAAATGGAGTAGCACATTGTTTGTACACGGCAATACCAACGTGATAAAAAATGATATGAACGATGACGGCTTTTTGGATAACCCATTATCGCGACAAATTAATGTAATGAACCGTTGGCAGTATTCCAACCCCGATAAAGGTTGGGTAAGTTTTATTAATGCACGTTACATGCGTGATGAAAAACAAACAGGCGAACTTGATTTTGACCCCGATAGGGATAAGTTTACTACTAATTTTTGGGGCTCGGAAATTGATACCGATAAGTTGGACCTTTCGGCAAAATTAGGTTATGTTTTCCCCGATATGCCTTTTCAGAGCATAGGATTACAAACCTCCTACAATTGGCACCGGCAAGAATCGTATTTCGGATTCAGACAGTATAATATCGACCAAAAGAGTTTTTACTCCAATTTAATATTCAATTCTATTATTAGCAATACCCTTAACAAATTTGCTACAGGTATTAATTTTACCTACGATAACTACGACGAGTTTGTAGGTACTACAGATGTTGGTAGGGTTGATAACTCGGTAGGTGCCTTTTTTGAATATACTTACAACGATGGTAACGATTTTACTATTGTAACAGGCGGACGTTTTGATGTACACAACCGTTTGGGTGCGTTTTTTACCCCCCGAATGCACATGCGCTATAACCCATGGAGCCAAGCTGTAATAAAAGCTTCGGCAGGTAGAGGGAAACGTGCAGCCAATATATTTGCCGAGAACCAAGGGTACTTTGGTAGTTCGCGCCAGTACAACGTTTTAAGCAATGGTGGCAAAATATACGGGCTTGACCCTGAAATTGCCTGGAACTATGGGCTTAGTTTTACACAATGCTTTACATTGTTTAATAAGAATGCACAATTTACAGTTGATTTTTACAGAACAGACTTTGAAAATCGTGCTGTAGTTGATGTGTATGCATCGCCACAACAAGTACAGTTTTATAACCTCGACGGGGCATCCTCTGCTAATAGCTTGCAGTTGGATTTAAATTACGAGATAACCCAACATTTTAATATTCGTACAGCGTACAAATACTATGATGTAACTACAGATTACCAATCGGGTACTGCCGAAATGCCATTGCAGCCGAGACATCGCTTTTTTACCAACATAGGTTACGAAACCCATATAGTAGAAGGTGGGAAACAATGGAAGTTTGACTTTACATTTAACTGGCTGGGTAAACAACGCTTGCCTTTTACGGGTAGTAACCCTCAGGAAGACCGACTTGGTAGGTATTCGCCATCGTTCTCCTTAATGAATGCACAAATAACACGTACATTCTCTAGTGTTTTTGAAGTATATGTAGGAGGAGAAAATATAGGGAACTACCAGCAGGACAGGGCTATTTTGGGTGCAAATAACCCGTTTGGCTCTACATTTGATACCTCTATAGTATACGCGCCTATTTTTGGGCAGATGTATTACTCAGGGTTAAGGTTTAAGATTAAGTAA